Sequence from the Aulosira sp. FACHB-615 genome:
CTATTACTTGCTTGATATTGTTAATTTGATTATCTATATTTATATTTATGGTCTGATTACTTTTAGCAAATTCAATATTTATTGCAAAACTTTTTTGTTGCAAAATTTTAATAGATGTTTCTAGAAAATGAATTTTTTGCGTAATTTTAAGTTCAAGTTGTTGAATTTGCTCTTGTTGTTTAAAGTTATCCCTAGTTAAATTTCTGATAATTTGAATTTGTTGTGATACCTTTCGTTTTTCTTGCTCATAAATTTCTTTATATTTTAACTGGCGGGTGAAAATATAACTGCTGTGTGCAGTTTCGGCATTTCTCAGATAAATGTACAGATGATCTGAAGTTTCTAGCACTTGCTGAGTATGAATAACCCAGTGTTTTTCTTGCATTAACCGCAGAAAACTGATATAAGAAATCACCCCAACACCACAGAGCAATAATAATGCTAAAGAAAAGCTGACTGCAACAACTTTTGAGGAAAGTCTATTCATGAGCAACTCGCAGGATTGCAGATGATAAATAATATCTAGTCTTTATCAATCATTAACAATGTCATGAATCAAATGATACATCCATTAGGTAAAAATTTCATTCAATTTTTGTGTATATTTAAGATTTATATTTAAATTTGGTTGGTATCATTTTTTCTAAAAATTTGCTGCTTTGAACCTTTGATTATCTATATTAAAAATATATCCAATGATAGATGACAAAATAATATATTAGATTTTTATTTTTCCTGACTCATACCTAATTTACTAAGAATACTCAGCAAATATAAAAATTGAGTGAGTAATTAGCTTTTTATCACTTCTACTCACTCAATTTATTCTGATTTAAAATTATCAAATAATTTCTATCAGACTATTTTATTTTTACCTGATAAATAATCTCGCCAATTAACGAGATTCGGTACCTTGATTAGGGCTACCTGCTACATCATCTTCCCCAGGTGCTTCTGGTCTAGCAGTCTTTCGCGCATCAGACTTTGAAGCATCGCCTGTTTTGCGAATATCTTCTTGTAAAGGGGTTTGATAACCACCAGAAGCTGTCGGGGTGGTATCTTGATTGTTATCAGACTTTTGTTTTTGTTCTTCAGCCATAACCATAAACTCCAATGATTAATTCTTGGCTTTATTGTAGGAATATTAAGAATGTAAATTTATCTATCTAAAATATGGTTATGACTGGATGTTTACTCTGTCATAAGTATTATTTAGTTATTTAAAAAACAAAGAGCTTAATGTACGCCCAAAATTTATCATTACCATCTGGATGTGTTCTGCGTCAGGCAAATTCAACTGATAAGTGGTCAATTCGCTCATTAGTATTTTCGGCTAAACTTGACCCTACTCAATTACGTTGGCAACAGTTCTCTGTTATTGAGTGTGAGGGTAGTTTAATTGCTTGTGGACAACTGCGTAATTTTTCTGGCGCACAAGAACTTGGTAGTTTGGTGGTTAAATCAACTTGGAGAGGTCATGGTTTAGGTAGTTTGCTCACGCAGCATCTAATTAGTCAAGCTACACAACCACTATATTTAGAATGTTTGGGTGAGCAATTGTCAAGGTTTTATAGTCGCTTTGGTTTTGTAACAGTTGCTTTTGAAAATCTACCTTCATCTCTTCAGCCTAAATTTCGCGTCTCGCAATTGGCTAAGAAGCTATTACGAGTACCTGTTGTGTTTATGAAATATGAGGGGAGTGGGAGATGAGGGGGACAAAGAGATAAGGGCGATGAGGGAGAAAGACAAAGCATCACTGTTGACTATTTGACAAAAATTGTGAGTAGAACAGGCCCTAATAAGTAATGATGACTGACACAGGTAAGTCCAGATGCAGAACCTAAAGTTTCTCTTTGTTTGGGACTGTAAAAACGGACTCCTAAAGGAGAAATTGGCAGTTTTTTAGGTTCTAGTTCTTGTTTAAAGGTAAAGTCAACTAAGTAAAAGCGTCCGCCGGGAGTCAGGACTCGCGCTACTTCAGTGAGAACTTTTTGCGGTTCTAAATAATGCAAAAAGCTGATAGTGTTGAACACAGCATCAAATTGACCTTCTCCAAAGGGTAAAGACTCAGCATTACCCTCGACATAAATTAAACGTGGATGGTGGCGGTTGCTAATTCTCGCAATTCGTAACATATTTGGTGATAAGTCTAAACCTGTACCACGCAACTCAGGAAATTTGGTGGCGAGGCGTTCTAATAAGCGTCCAGTCCCACATCCTAAATCGAGGACGTTGACTTGTTCTGGTAAATCAACATATTCTAATAGGCGTTGGTGAATAGCTCGATAAAATACTGAGGGAAATGTCCAATCGTAGCTAAAAGCCCAGTTGTTAAAGAGAGATTTTTTGTTAGCAAAGAAATTTTCCGTCATTGGTTTGCACTTGTGTGACAGCGATATCTAGCCTAACGTGCAGGTTAACAACTGTGGGAACTCAATCAATGATTCCGAAATCTAAAAACTTGGATATGTATTTAAAGATGTGACAGGAAAAGATGATCTGTAAGTCTAGCAGACTCAAGCGATCGCATCATGATATTTATCTATATTTAATCTTCCGGTAAATTACTATGACATCTATAACTTTGTTTCATTTACACAAAGATTTCTTACAAAAAGTTCGTAAATGGTTAGAAAGTCGAGAAATAAATAACATTCAATTGGCTCATTTTGTGTGTAGAGTGATACCATCACAATGTCCCTTTGAAAGAGATGTCACTTTATTTGGACGGAAACTGTTTCACATTCCAGCAATGTGTAAACTAAATCCCTTTTATGAGCAATTAGTAAGTCTACGTTTTCGGGCTTTGTGTTATCTTGCTGATGAATGTGGTGAAGATGTAAATGTTTATTGCTAAACTTTGAAATTCACAAATATCAGCCATCGGTAATTACAGACATACGCTTGTTATCTGCTTTAATCTATACTAAGCTATTCAAGGACTAATTAGACATACATCAAACTAGTTCTCGATTTGTATCACTCATAGCAGTCGAAGTATAAGTGAGGAAATTTAAAAAGCACGAATACAAGGCATAGTAAGACTTTTACCTTCTGCCTCCTGCCCTTCGGGTTCGCAGTCGCTCATGGGGGAAACCCCCAAGACCGCGCTGTCTCACCTCCTGACTTCTGCCTCCTGCTATACTGCCTTACCTTGCTGAAATTAT
This genomic interval carries:
- a CDS encoding Mo-dependent nitrogenase C-terminal domain-containing protein codes for the protein MTSITLFHLHKDFLQKVRKWLESREINNIQLAHFVCRVIPSQCPFERDVTLFGRKLFHIPAMCKLNPFYEQLVSLRFRALCYLADECGEDVNVYC
- a CDS encoding class I SAM-dependent methyltransferase, with amino-acid sequence MTENFFANKKSLFNNWAFSYDWTFPSVFYRAIHQRLLEYVDLPEQVNVLDLGCGTGRLLERLATKFPELRGTGLDLSPNMLRIARISNRHHPRLIYVEGNAESLPFGEGQFDAVFNTISFLHYLEPQKVLTEVARVLTPGGRFYLVDFTFKQELEPKKLPISPLGVRFYSPKQRETLGSASGLTCVSHHYLLGPVLLTIFVK
- a CDS encoding GNAT family N-acetyltransferase, giving the protein MYAQNLSLPSGCVLRQANSTDKWSIRSLVFSAKLDPTQLRWQQFSVIECEGSLIACGQLRNFSGAQELGSLVVKSTWRGHGLGSLLTQHLISQATQPLYLECLGEQLSRFYSRFGFVTVAFENLPSSLQPKFRVSQLAKKLLRVPVVFMKYEGSGR